The following are from one region of the Quercus robur chromosome 1, dhQueRobu3.1, whole genome shotgun sequence genome:
- the LOC126722264 gene encoding UPF0481 protein At3g47200-like: MEKEMEVLSNQNLEEKEANFHAIRIMEGESNWSTLMEKKRKQKPRLLRKSAGNISCCIFRVPQSLVEINKKAYQPHIVSIGPYHHGKDHLKMIQEHKWRLLDTLIARTENQGVCLDDYFKAIASKEESIRECYSEAIDLNSNEFVEMMVLDGCFIVEILCIVGKIVQNDPKDPIFNMLWVFPFLMRDLLKLENQIPFFVLQTLFDMYMTSLDKGPSLAQLALDSFDHVIERPTEVLQRYYNVKAVHLLDLFRLSFIPQSEGSNEKNYLRNAMKDSVSTTIPSAQRLHVAGIKFKPRKSDSIISLLDIKFDNGVLEIPPLAIDDSISSFFLNCVAFEQCYSDCSKHITSYTTFMSCLIRKPSDVGFLSDQNVMENDFGTDKEVVRFFSNISKDVPFDFQQSYLFKLFEDVNEHCRSKWHVRWADFKYTYFNSPWSFISALAATLLLVLTVIQAFFAIYAYVLPPPPH, translated from the coding sequence ATGGAGAAAGAGATGGAAGTCCTTAGCAACCAAAACCTGGAGGAAAAAGAAGCAAATTTTCATGCTATCAGAATCATGGAGGGGGAAAGCAATTGGTCAACTTTGATGGAAAAGAAACGCAAGCAAAAGCCAAGGCTGCTAAGGAAATCAGCAGGTAATATTTCTTGTTGCATATTTAGAGTCCCTCAAAGTCTTGTGGAAATCAATAAGAAAGCCTACCAACCACATATAGTTTCAATTGGCCCTTACCACCATGGAAAAGATCACCTCAAGATGATCCAAGAGCACAAATGGAGACTTCTTGACACTCTAATTGCTCGAACCGAAAATCAAGGTGTATGCCTTGATGACTATTTCAAAGCCATAGCATCAAAAGAGGAAAGCATTAGAGAGTGTTATTCAGAGGCAATTGATCTCAACAGCAATGAATTTGTTGAGATGATGGTACTTGATGGGTgttttattgttgaaattttatgCATAGTTGGAAAAATAGTACAGAATGATCCCAAAGATCCTATCTTTAATATGTTATGGGTGTTTCCTTTTCTCATGAGAGATCTTCTAAAGCTTGAGAATCAAATTCCATTCTTTGTTCTTCAAACTTTGTTTGATATGTATATGACATCTTTAGATAAAGGTCCTTCCTTGGCACAGCTTGCCTTGGATTCATTCGACCATGTCATAGAAAGACCAACTGAAGTGCTACAGAGGTATTACAATGTTAAAGCAGTTCATTTGCTTGATTTATTTCGCTTAAGTTTCATACCCCAATCTGAAGgctcaaatgaaaaaaattatttgcgcAATGCAATGAAAGATTCTGTCTCTACAACCATCCCATCAGCTCAGAGGCTTCATGTAGCAGGTATTAAGTTCAAGCCCAGGAAGAGTGATAGCATCATCAGCTTGTTAGACATTAAATTTGATAATGGGGTGCTAGAAATTCCACCCTTAGCTATAGATGACTCTATCAGTTCATTTTTTCTCAATTGTGTAGCTTTTGAACAATGTTACAGTGATTGCTCAAAACACATAACGAGCTACACTACATTCATGTCCTGCCTCATCAGAAAACCAAGTGATGTTGGATTTCTAAGTGATCAAAATGTCATGGAGAACGATTTTGGAACAGACAAGGAAGTTGTTCGTTTCTTTAGTAACATTAGCAAAGACGTGCCCTTTGATTTCCAACAAAGCTATTTGTTCAAGTTGTTTGAGgatgtgaatgagcattgtagGAGCAAATGGCATGTAAGATGGGCGGACTTCAAATACACCTATTTTAATAGTCCTTGGTCTTTCATATCAGCCTTAGCTGCCACATTGCTGCTAGTCCTCACCGTGATTCAGGCTTTCTTCGCTATCTATGCATATGTCCTTCCCCCTCCCCCTCATTGA